In a single window of the Streptomyces cinnabarinus genome:
- a CDS encoding quaternary amine ABC transporter ATP-binding protein, whose translation MSTPVFSVNGLWKVFGPKASRVPTTPELAALPPADLRARTGCTAAVRDVSFDVRKGEVFVVMGLSGSGKSTLVRCLTRLIEPTSGTIAIDGEDVRAMDKSRLRELRRHRAAMVFQHFGLLPHRTVLDNVAYGLEIQGVGRSERRKRAAEVVAKVGLEGMEHRRPSQLSGGQRQRVGLARALAVDPEVLLFDEPFSALDPLIRRDMQEEVVRLHREEGRTMVFITHDLSEALKLGDRIALMRDGAVVQLGTPEEIVASPADDYVREFIRDVPREQVITVRTAMRPATTDEAGNGPAIPPTATVSEAIEAVARAGAPARVVDEGRCLGVVDSAALLGVIANVTDTAGAADAADIAAGSRAAEAAPVPEQGAPAERGEAAPPTADTSEELV comes from the coding sequence ATGAGTACTCCCGTGTTCTCCGTGAACGGCCTGTGGAAGGTCTTCGGCCCCAAGGCGTCCAGAGTCCCCACCACCCCCGAACTCGCGGCCCTCCCGCCCGCCGACCTGCGCGCCCGCACCGGCTGCACGGCCGCGGTCAGGGACGTGTCCTTCGACGTCCGCAAGGGCGAGGTCTTCGTCGTGATGGGCCTGTCCGGCTCGGGCAAGTCCACCCTGGTGCGCTGCCTCACCCGGCTGATCGAGCCGACGTCCGGCACCATCGCCATCGACGGCGAGGACGTCCGCGCGATGGACAAGTCCCGGCTGCGCGAACTGCGCCGCCACCGCGCCGCGATGGTCTTCCAGCACTTCGGCCTCCTCCCGCACCGCACGGTCCTCGACAACGTCGCCTACGGCCTGGAGATCCAGGGCGTCGGCCGCTCCGAGCGCCGCAAGCGGGCCGCCGAGGTCGTCGCGAAGGTCGGCCTGGAGGGCATGGAACACCGCAGGCCGAGCCAGCTCTCGGGCGGCCAGCGCCAACGCGTCGGCCTGGCACGGGCACTGGCCGTCGACCCCGAGGTCCTGCTCTTCGACGAGCCCTTCAGCGCCCTGGACCCGCTGATCCGCCGGGACATGCAGGAGGAAGTGGTCCGACTGCACCGCGAGGAGGGCCGCACGATGGTCTTCATCACCCACGACCTGAGCGAGGCCCTCAAGCTGGGCGACCGCATCGCCCTGATGCGCGACGGCGCGGTCGTCCAACTCGGCACCCCCGAAGAGATCGTCGCCTCCCCGGCCGACGACTACGTCCGCGAATTCATCCGCGACGTCCCCCGCGAACAGGTCATCACCGTCCGCACGGCGATGCGCCCCGCCACGACGGACGAAGCGGGCAACGGCCCCGCGATCCCCCCGACCGCGACGGTCTCGGAGGCCATCGAGGCAGTGGCCCGAGCGGGCGCACCGGCCCGGGTCGTGGACGAGGGCCGGTGCCTGGGCGTGGTGGACTCGGCGGCGCTGCTGGGCGTCATCGCGAACGTGACTGACACGGCGGGCGCGGCCGACGCGGCCGACATAGCTGCGGGCAGTCGTGCCGCTGAGGCGGCGCCCGTCCCCGAACAAGGCGCACCCGCCGAGCGCGGGGAAGCGGCCCCACCCACCGCCGACACCAGCGAGGAGCTGGTGTGA
- a CDS encoding ABC transporter substrate-binding protein, producing the protein MRIRIATTAAAVGALLLTGCGAADMTKQASPFANAQGARTVTLSTQSWVGAQANVAVAQYLLEHELGYRVDTVQVDEVPAWDALSQGRVDAILEDWGHPDQEQRYVQDKKTIVNGGDLGVTGHIGWYVPTYFAKQHPDVTDWKNLNKYADQLRTPESGGKGQLMDGSPSYVTNDKALVKNLNLDYQVVFAGSEAAQITQIKQFAKEKKPFLTYWYAPQWLFKKVPLTEVKLPAYKEGCDADPEKVACAYPHTPLQKYLNADFAQDGGDAAAFLKKFRWTTADQNEVSLMIADQKLSPEEAARKWVDSHESTWRSWLS; encoded by the coding sequence ATGCGCATCCGTATCGCCACGACAGCCGCTGCTGTCGGTGCGCTGCTGCTCACCGGCTGCGGCGCCGCCGACATGACCAAGCAGGCCTCACCCTTCGCGAACGCCCAGGGCGCCCGGACCGTCACCCTGTCCACCCAGTCCTGGGTGGGCGCGCAGGCCAACGTGGCCGTCGCCCAGTACCTGCTGGAGCACGAGCTCGGCTACCGCGTCGACACCGTCCAGGTCGACGAGGTCCCCGCCTGGGACGCGCTCAGCCAGGGCCGCGTCGACGCCATCCTGGAGGACTGGGGCCACCCCGACCAGGAACAGCGCTACGTCCAGGACAAGAAGACGATCGTGAACGGCGGCGACCTCGGCGTCACCGGCCACATCGGCTGGTACGTCCCGACGTACTTCGCGAAGCAGCACCCCGACGTCACCGACTGGAAGAACCTCAACAAGTACGCCGACCAGCTCCGCACCCCCGAGAGCGGCGGCAAGGGCCAGCTGATGGACGGCTCCCCGTCCTACGTCACCAACGACAAGGCGCTGGTGAAGAACCTCAACCTGGACTACCAGGTCGTCTTCGCCGGCTCCGAGGCCGCCCAGATCACCCAGATCAAGCAGTTCGCCAAGGAGAAGAAGCCCTTCCTGACGTACTGGTACGCCCCCCAGTGGCTGTTCAAGAAGGTCCCCCTGACCGAGGTGAAGCTCCCCGCCTACAAGGAGGGTTGCGACGCGGACCCGGAGAAGGTCGCCTGCGCCTATCCGCACACTCCGCTCCAGAAGTACCTCAACGCCGACTTCGCTCAGGACGGCGGCGACGCCGCGGCCTTCCTGAAGAAGTTCCGCTGGACGACGGCGGACCAGAACGAGGTCTCCCTGATGATCGCCGACCAGAAGCTGTCCCCGGAGGAGGCGGCGAGGAAGTGGGTGGACAGCCACGAGTCCACCTGGCGTTCGTGGCTGTCCTGA
- a CDS encoding aldehyde dehydrogenase family protein: MARQHERRTIHVDGEWRDAISGATRDIIDPADARPFAVVAEGDEKDTDLAVEAARRAFDQGDWPHTPVAERAALLRRVADLLVRDREELGLLESRDAGKTLEEGRVDIDCVADAFRYFAGLVAAEAPGRVVDAGSPDIHSVVVHEPVGVCALITPWNYPLLQASWKIAPALAAGNTFVVKPSEITPLTTIALIDLLAEAGLPSGVAGIVTGPGHSVGARLAEHPDVDLVSFTGGLVSGIKVAQAAAPSVKKVALELGGKNPNIVFADACASAEGFDTAVDQALNAAFIHSGQVCSAGSRLIVEEPIRERFVAELAHRAGQIRLGRGTGTGVECGPLVSEQQRAKTESYVASALAEGAVLRTGGKRPEGLGDGYFYEPTVLDACHREMKVVREEVFGPVLTVETFRTEDEAVALANDTEYGLAGAVWTADAGRARRVAGRLRHGTVWINDFHPYLPQAEWGGFGKSGVGRELGQAGLAEYRESKHVYQNLAPKPVRWFAG; the protein is encoded by the coding sequence ATGGCAAGGCAGCACGAACGACGGACGATCCATGTCGACGGCGAGTGGCGGGACGCGATCTCCGGAGCCACCCGAGACATCATCGACCCAGCGGACGCCCGGCCCTTCGCCGTGGTCGCCGAGGGCGACGAGAAGGACACCGACCTGGCGGTCGAGGCCGCCCGCCGCGCATTCGACCAGGGCGACTGGCCGCACACCCCGGTCGCCGAGCGCGCCGCCCTGCTGCGCCGCGTCGCCGACCTCCTGGTGCGCGACCGCGAGGAACTCGGCCTGCTGGAGAGCCGCGACGCGGGCAAGACCCTGGAGGAGGGCCGCGTCGACATCGACTGTGTCGCCGACGCCTTCCGCTACTTCGCCGGCCTTGTCGCCGCCGAGGCCCCGGGCCGGGTGGTGGACGCGGGCTCGCCCGACATCCACAGCGTCGTCGTGCACGAGCCGGTCGGCGTCTGCGCCCTGATCACCCCCTGGAACTACCCCCTCCTCCAGGCCAGTTGGAAGATCGCCCCCGCGCTCGCCGCCGGCAACACCTTCGTCGTCAAGCCGAGCGAGATCACCCCGCTGACCACGATCGCCCTGATCGACCTGCTGGCCGAGGCGGGCCTGCCGTCCGGCGTCGCGGGCATCGTCACCGGGCCCGGTCACTCGGTCGGCGCCCGGCTCGCCGAGCACCCCGACGTCGACCTCGTCTCCTTCACCGGCGGCCTGGTCAGCGGCATCAAGGTCGCCCAGGCGGCGGCCCCTTCGGTGAAGAAGGTCGCCCTCGAACTCGGCGGCAAGAACCCCAACATCGTCTTCGCCGACGCCTGCGCCAGCGCGGAGGGCTTCGACACCGCCGTCGACCAGGCCCTCAACGCGGCCTTCATCCACAGCGGCCAGGTCTGCTCGGCCGGCTCCCGCCTGATCGTCGAGGAGCCGATCCGCGAGCGCTTCGTCGCCGAACTCGCCCACCGGGCCGGGCAGATCCGCCTCGGCCGCGGCACCGGCACCGGCGTGGAGTGCGGCCCGCTCGTCTCCGAGCAGCAGCGCGCGAAGACCGAGTCCTACGTCGCCTCCGCGCTGGCCGAAGGCGCCGTCCTGCGCACCGGCGGCAAGCGCCCCGAGGGCCTGGGCGACGGCTACTTCTACGAGCCGACCGTCCTCGACGCCTGCCACCGCGAGATGAAGGTCGTACGCGAGGAGGTCTTCGGCCCCGTCCTCACCGTCGAGACCTTCCGCACCGAGGACGAGGCTGTCGCGCTCGCCAATGACACCGAGTACGGCCTGGCGGGCGCCGTCTGGACCGCCGACGCCGGACGCGCCCGCCGGGTGGCCGGCCGGCTGCGCCACGGCACCGTCTGGATCAACGACTTCCACCCCTACCTCCCCCAGGCGGAGTGGGGCGGCTTCGGCAAGAGCGGCGTCGGCCGCGAGCTGGGCCAGGCCGGACTCGCCGAGTACCGCGAGAGCAAGCACGTCTACCAGAACCTCGCGCCGAAGCCGGTCCGCTGGTTCGCCGGCTGA
- a CDS encoding GMC family oxidoreductase, with amino-acid sequence MPENTHVYDYVVIGGGTAGSVIASRLTENPDVSVAVIEGGPSDVGRDDVLTLRRWMGLLGGELDYDYPTTEQPRGNSHIRHSRARVLGGCSSHNTLIAFKPLPSDWDEWEAAGARGWGAVPMEAYYARLLNNIVPVDEKDRNAIARDFVDAAQKALDVPRVEGFNQKPFTEGAGFFDLAYHPENNKRSSASVAYLHPVMDERPNLTILLETWAHKLELNGTRAEGVHVRAKDGAEFLVQARNEVLLCAGAVDSPRLLLHSGIGPREDLEALGIPVALDLPGVGENLLDHPESVIVWETNGPIPENSAMDSDAGLFVRRDPEHAGPDLMFHFYQIPFTDNPERLGYERPEFGVSMTPNIPKPKSRGRLYLTSPDPSVKPALDFRYFTDEDDYDGRTLVDGIRIAREIAKAEPLAGWLKREVCPGPEVVGDAELSEYARKVAHTVYHPAGTCRMGAQDDELAVVDPQLRIRGLDGIRIADASVFPTMTAVNPMIGVLMVGERAVDLIGGDA; translated from the coding sequence ATGCCTGAGAACACCCATGTCTACGACTACGTCGTCATCGGCGGCGGCACCGCCGGCTCCGTCATCGCCTCCCGGCTGACCGAGAACCCCGATGTCAGCGTCGCCGTCATCGAGGGCGGCCCGAGCGACGTCGGCCGCGACGACGTACTGACCCTGCGCCGCTGGATGGGCCTGCTCGGCGGCGAACTGGACTACGACTACCCCACCACCGAACAGCCCCGCGGCAACTCCCACATCCGGCACAGCCGCGCCCGTGTCCTCGGCGGCTGCTCCTCGCACAACACCCTCATCGCCTTCAAGCCGCTGCCGTCCGACTGGGACGAGTGGGAGGCGGCCGGTGCCAGGGGCTGGGGCGCGGTGCCGATGGAGGCGTACTACGCCCGGCTGCTGAACAACATCGTCCCGGTCGACGAGAAGGACCGGAACGCCATCGCCCGGGACTTCGTCGACGCCGCGCAGAAGGCGCTCGACGTGCCGCGCGTGGAGGGCTTCAACCAGAAGCCGTTCACCGAGGGCGCCGGCTTCTTCGACCTTGCCTATCACCCGGAGAACAACAAGCGGTCCTCCGCCTCGGTGGCCTATCTGCACCCGGTGATGGACGAGCGCCCGAACCTCACGATCCTGCTGGAGACCTGGGCGCACAAACTGGAGCTGAACGGCACCCGCGCCGAAGGGGTCCACGTACGCGCCAAGGACGGCGCGGAGTTCCTGGTCCAGGCCCGCAACGAGGTGCTGCTGTGCGCGGGCGCCGTCGACTCGCCCCGGCTGCTGCTGCACTCCGGCATCGGCCCCCGCGAGGACCTGGAGGCGCTCGGCATCCCCGTCGCCCTCGACCTGCCGGGCGTCGGCGAGAACCTCCTCGACCACCCCGAGTCGGTGATCGTCTGGGAGACGAACGGCCCCATCCCCGAGAACTCCGCGATGGACTCCGACGCGGGCCTGTTCGTCCGCCGCGACCCCGAACACGCGGGCCCGGACCTGATGTTCCACTTCTACCAGATCCCCTTCACCGACAACCCGGAGCGACTGGGCTACGAACGCCCGGAGTTCGGCGTCTCGATGACCCCCAACATCCCCAAGCCGAAGTCCCGCGGCCGCCTGTACCTGACCAGCCCGGACCCCTCGGTCAAGCCCGCCCTGGACTTCCGGTACTTCACCGATGAGGACGACTACGACGGGCGGACGCTGGTCGACGGCATCCGCATCGCCCGCGAGATCGCCAAGGCCGAGCCACTGGCGGGCTGGCTCAAGCGGGAGGTGTGCCCGGGGCCGGAGGTCGTGGGCGACGCCGAGCTGAGCGAGTACGCCCGCAAGGTCGCGCACACCGTGTACCACCCGGCGGGCACCTGCCGCATGGGCGCGCAGGACGACGAACTCGCTGTGGTGGACCCCCAGTTGCGGATCCGCGGCCTGGACGGCATCCGTATCGCGGACGCCTCCGTCTTCCCGACCATGACGGCGGTGAACCCGATGATCGGCGTGCTCATGGTCGGGGAACGAGCCGTCGACCTGATCGGTGGTGATGCGTGA
- a CDS encoding ABC transporter permease, whose protein sequence is MATVTAAAPRAAIPGLLKAAAGRKLLVLALAAAVLVPLAHARWASGAWPTALTVDLTTPLTDTSTWIIDNRDSHPLFLYFLGHVSNAVVLAVRAVYLLLLAAGWAGTTAFAALVAWRVAGARLALGTAAAFLTCGALGMWVPTTQTLALMVVAVLASVAVGALLGLAAGLSDRLDRALRPVLDTMQVLPAFAYLLPVVLIFGIGVPAAVLATVVYAAPPMARLTALGLRGADKEVLEAVDSLGATARQRLLTARIPLARKELLLGVNQTIMMALSMAVIASVIGAGGLGDRVYQALASVDVGAALAAGIPIVLLAVVLDRVTAAAGAGTERTGRTGRAGWAYTLVAALAVAMAGRLMNRLDWPDAWVLNIAEPVNRAVDWMTAHLYSGVPVIGGTAEWAGHFTTWVLDPVRDGLQWLPWWAVLLVVAALAWLIGTWRTALTATLAMAAIGVLGVWEPSLDTLSQVLAAVAVTLVLGFATGIAAARSDRVERLLRPVLDVFQTMPQFVYLIPVVALFGVGRAPAVAAAVVYALPAVVRITAQGLRQVDPAALESARSLGATPAQQLWQVQLPLARRSLLLAVNQGVVLVLAVVIIGGLVGGGALGYDVVFGLAQGDLATGLVAGAAIVCLGLMLDRVTQPTRKGA, encoded by the coding sequence ATGGCCACCGTCACAGCAGCCGCCCCGCGCGCGGCGATCCCTGGCCTGCTGAAGGCCGCCGCCGGACGCAAACTCCTCGTACTGGCCCTCGCCGCCGCAGTCCTCGTCCCCCTCGCCCACGCCCGCTGGGCCAGCGGCGCCTGGCCGACCGCCCTCACCGTCGACCTCACCACCCCCCTCACCGACACCAGCACCTGGATCATCGACAACCGGGACAGCCACCCCCTGTTCCTGTACTTCCTCGGCCACGTCAGCAACGCGGTCGTCCTCGCCGTACGCGCCGTCTACCTGCTCCTCCTCGCCGCGGGCTGGGCCGGCACCACCGCCTTCGCCGCCCTGGTCGCCTGGCGCGTGGCCGGAGCGAGGCTCGCCCTCGGCACCGCCGCCGCCTTCCTGACCTGCGGCGCCCTCGGCATGTGGGTCCCGACCACTCAGACCCTCGCCCTGATGGTGGTCGCCGTCCTCGCCTCGGTCGCGGTCGGCGCGCTCCTGGGCCTCGCCGCGGGCCTCTCCGACCGCCTGGACCGAGCCCTGCGCCCGGTCCTGGACACCATGCAGGTCCTCCCCGCCTTCGCCTACCTCCTCCCGGTCGTCCTGATCTTCGGCATCGGCGTCCCCGCCGCCGTCCTGGCCACCGTCGTCTACGCCGCCCCGCCCATGGCCCGCCTCACCGCCCTGGGCCTGCGCGGCGCCGACAAGGAGGTCCTGGAGGCGGTGGACTCCCTCGGCGCCACCGCCCGCCAGCGGCTGCTCACCGCCCGGATCCCACTGGCCCGCAAGGAACTCCTCCTCGGCGTCAACCAGACGATCATGATGGCCCTCTCCATGGCCGTCATCGCCTCGGTCATCGGCGCCGGCGGCCTCGGTGACCGCGTCTACCAGGCGCTCGCCTCGGTCGACGTGGGCGCGGCCCTGGCGGCCGGTATCCCGATCGTGCTGCTGGCGGTCGTCCTGGACCGCGTCACCGCCGCCGCGGGCGCCGGGACGGAGCGCACCGGCCGCACCGGCCGTGCGGGCTGGGCGTACACCCTGGTCGCCGCCCTCGCCGTAGCCATGGCCGGACGTCTCATGAACCGGCTCGACTGGCCCGACGCCTGGGTGCTGAACATCGCCGAGCCGGTCAACCGGGCCGTCGACTGGATGACCGCCCACCTCTACTCCGGCGTCCCCGTCATCGGCGGCACCGCCGAGTGGGCCGGCCACTTCACCACCTGGGTCCTGGACCCGGTACGCGACGGCCTGCAGTGGCTGCCCTGGTGGGCCGTACTGCTGGTGGTCGCCGCCCTCGCCTGGCTGATCGGCACCTGGCGCACCGCGCTCACCGCGACCCTGGCCATGGCCGCGATCGGCGTCCTCGGCGTGTGGGAGCCGTCCCTGGACACCCTGTCCCAGGTCCTCGCGGCCGTCGCCGTCACCCTGGTCCTGGGCTTCGCGACCGGTATCGCCGCGGCCCGCAGCGACCGCGTGGAGCGTCTGCTGCGCCCGGTGCTGGACGTCTTCCAGACGATGCCGCAGTTCGTGTACCTGATCCCGGTCGTCGCCCTGTTCGGCGTCGGCCGCGCTCCCGCGGTCGCCGCGGCCGTCGTCTACGCGCTGCCCGCCGTCGTCCGCATCACCGCACAGGGCCTGCGCCAGGTCGACCCCGCAGCCCTGGAGTCGGCCCGCTCGCTCGGCGCCACCCCCGCCCAGCAGCTGTGGCAGGTCCAGCTCCCGCTCGCCCGCCGCTCCCTGCTGCTCGCCGTCAACCAGGGCGTGGTCCTGGTCCTCGCCGTCGTGATCATCGGCGGCCTGGTCGGCGGCGGCGCGCTCGGCTACGACGTCGTCTTCGGCCTTGCCCAGGGCGACCTGGCGACCGGCCTCGTCGCGGGCGCCGCGATCGTCTGCCTGGGGCTGATGCTCGACCGGGTCACCCAGCCGACCCGGAAGGGAGCGTGA